From a region of the Nonlabens dokdonensis DSW-6 genome:
- a CDS encoding BamA/TamA family outer membrane protein has protein sequence MPKACCILLFFITSFSAQSQVVEDIKEFFTFYPNKKAAERDSTLYKQKFIAAPVMSYAPETNFAFGTGAKYLFKFNGSGEETRTSNMPITLQYTLNSQFFLYSGFEIFTNQEEWVIEGNLLFQNYPRLYYGIGKDTPDSAEEQYDYNQFLFEPIFLKRMFHRFLFIGGGVRYNHIYNTQIEEDGLIAQNRPDGFDGSTSVGAEVAVLFDSRSNILNAQDGWYLEFTHGKYFKALGGTNKFNLTRFDIRHYFDVSEKNEDILAVQLIGRFTREDIPFSEYAFFGSSEIMRGYQEGRFVERDMLATQVEYRKNFADSRFGAVVFAGTGDVYRNVSDFRFGDLKPNYGAGLRFKLDKTENLNIRFDWGFGRGTNSFYLSIAEAF, from the coding sequence ATGCCTAAGGCATGCTGTATTCTTTTATTTTTTATCACTAGTTTCTCTGCGCAATCACAAGTAGTAGAAGACATAAAAGAGTTTTTTACATTTTATCCTAACAAAAAAGCAGCTGAGCGCGATTCTACTCTATATAAACAAAAATTCATTGCTGCGCCAGTAATGAGTTATGCACCAGAGACAAATTTTGCCTTTGGTACAGGTGCAAAGTATCTGTTTAAGTTTAATGGTAGTGGTGAAGAAACAAGAACTTCAAATATGCCCATCACGCTTCAGTATACTTTGAATAGTCAGTTTTTCCTATATTCTGGATTTGAAATTTTTACAAATCAAGAAGAATGGGTTATAGAGGGAAATCTATTATTTCAAAATTACCCTAGATTGTATTATGGTATAGGAAAAGATACACCAGACAGTGCAGAGGAGCAATATGATTACAATCAATTTCTTTTTGAGCCTATATTTTTGAAACGTATGTTTCATCGGTTTTTATTTATCGGTGGTGGAGTCAGGTACAACCATATATACAATACGCAAATTGAAGAAGATGGTTTAATAGCTCAAAATAGGCCAGACGGTTTTGACGGTTCTACATCAGTAGGAGCTGAGGTTGCGGTACTCTTTGATAGCAGAAGCAATATTTTAAATGCCCAAGATGGGTGGTATTTGGAATTCACTCATGGGAAATATTTTAAGGCCTTGGGCGGAACTAATAAATTTAATCTTACCAGATTTGATATACGTCATTATTTTGATGTGTCAGAGAAAAATGAAGATATATTGGCTGTTCAATTAATAGGTCGTTTTACTCGAGAAGATATTCCTTTCTCTGAGTATGCGTTTTTCGGGAGTAGTGAGATCATGCGTGGTTATCAAGAAGGAAGATTTGTGGAGCGCGACATGCTAGCGACCCAAGTGGAATATAGAAAAAACTTTGCCGATTCTAGATTTGGTGCGGTGGTTTTTGCGGGAACAGGAGATGTTTATAGAAATGTTAGCGACTTCAGGTTTGGTGATTTAAAACCTAATTACGGCGCTGGATTGCGTTTTAAACTAGATAAAACTGAAAATCTAAACATTCGTTTTGAT
- a CDS encoding mechanosensitive ion channel family protein, whose product MLSYFQDTVQNNPKDVKGEIDINTQSIWEKIDTWLDGFIKNLPNILLGIILFIVIILIARWLGSFIKRQLKKRNRSNFGEILGSFSKWIFILLGFFLCVTIVAPSIGFGDLIAGMGVSSVAIGFAFQDILQNWLAGILILTRQPFRIGDEIEVNGMKGRVDRIETRATVITTYDGIDIVVPNNEIYTNAVKVITAHDYIRSQYDLGLGYDQPYDKAVKILRETLENTEGVVKDKPIDILNWDQADSWLTIRMRWWTDSKRGNVVKTFSEVIAKTQHAMDEAGIDLPFPTHVQVRDAHDIKEAQERRDKNESNNSHNSSKENSDSETINKEQQQYNNKSDNKISTNQALDKDDRE is encoded by the coding sequence ATGCTTAGTTATTTTCAAGATACTGTCCAAAATAATCCTAAAGATGTTAAAGGAGAGATTGATATAAACACACAAAGTATCTGGGAAAAAATTGATACTTGGCTGGATGGATTCATTAAAAACCTTCCAAATATTCTACTTGGTATAATTCTTTTTATAGTTATTATATTAATAGCTAGATGGTTGGGTTCTTTCATCAAAAGACAGCTTAAAAAGAGGAATAGATCTAACTTCGGAGAGATATTAGGAAGTTTTTCTAAGTGGATTTTCATCTTGCTAGGATTTTTTCTTTGTGTCACTATCGTTGCTCCTTCTATAGGATTTGGAGATCTTATTGCCGGAATGGGTGTAAGCAGTGTCGCAATCGGTTTTGCATTTCAAGACATTTTACAGAATTGGTTAGCAGGTATTTTAATTTTGACCAGACAGCCATTTAGAATAGGAGATGAAATTGAAGTAAACGGTATGAAAGGTCGAGTAGATAGAATTGAAACTCGCGCAACAGTTATCACAACTTATGACGGTATCGATATCGTTGTACCCAATAACGAAATCTATACTAACGCTGTAAAAGTGATTACTGCACATGATTATATTAGATCTCAATATGATTTGGGTCTAGGATACGATCAACCTTATGATAAAGCAGTAAAAATATTAAGAGAGACTTTAGAAAATACCGAAGGTGTTGTAAAAGATAAACCTATCGATATATTAAACTGGGATCAAGCAGATAGTTGGTTAACTATAAGAATGCGCTGGTGGACAGATTCTAAACGTGGAAACGTAGTGAAAACCTTTAGTGAGGTGATCGCCAAAACACAGCATGCTATGGATGAAGCTGGAATAGATTTGCCATTTCCAACTCATGTGCAGGTACGAGATGCTCATGATATTAAAGAGGCGCAAGAGCGACGAGATAAAAATGAGTCTAACAATTCACATAATTCATCAAAAGAAAATTCAGATTCAGAGACCATAAATAAGGAACAGCAACAGTACAACAATAAATCAGACAATAAGATTAGTACTAATCAAGCTTTAGATAAGGATGATCGCGAATAA
- a CDS encoding glycoside hydrolase family 31 protein has protein sequence MITNTELHSQGNVFPGRLTTFDHVVDTLTFHTDNGVILRLQIFRDSVIRFKYGTGGKLQKDFSYAVEATSNRGYNKLNVVEKETFYEITTSKIVCHIAKSDLRSRIFDLDGKIICEDELGFHYEESYEHGGEVVKMSKKAQPGESYYGLGDKPADNNMRAKRFEMWGTDQYAFGKNTDPLYKNVPFYIGLQNKIAYGIFFDNTFRSFFDFAQERHHVTSFWAQGGNMDYYFVYGPDINNVVTGYTELTGKPELPPLWALGFHQCKWSYYPESNVREITSKFRELQIPCDAIYLDIDYMDGFRCFTWDNEKFPNPTKMISDLKEEGFKTIAIIDPGIKVDPDYSVYKEAMANDYFCKRADGPYMKGKVWPGECYFPDYTNPKVRDWWADLFKGLIADNGLAGVWNDMNEPAVMEVPNKTFPDDVRHDYDGHPCSHRKAHNIYGAQMARATYEGVKKFIYPKRPFVITRSAYSGTQRYTSSWFGDNVATWEHLSIANIQAQRMALSGMSFAGSDIGGFAEQPTGELFARWIALGVFHPFCRVHSSGDHGDQEPWTFDENVTDITRKFIELRYKLLPYLYTTFWQYADEGIPMLKSLVLYDQEDAQTHYRNDEFMFGDQILVCPVLEPNAKGRRMYIPRGEWYNFWTRETVTGGKETWVDADIDEIPLFVKTGSIIPRYPVMQYVGEKKIEFLTLDVYYTVGKEKSIVYEDASDGYDYKKGRFSLRNLTFKGKEKEMIISQYKDGKYTTEYETLRFNFIGLPFEIDYVEVDNVEVSLEELNYDQQTETMYVPKNFNELHVVGK, from the coding sequence ATGATTACAAATACAGAATTACATAGTCAAGGAAATGTGTTTCCGGGACGTTTAACCACGTTTGACCATGTGGTAGATACACTTACCTTTCATACTGATAATGGCGTGATCTTGCGTTTACAAATCTTTCGCGACAGCGTAATTAGATTCAAGTATGGAACAGGTGGCAAACTTCAAAAAGACTTTTCTTATGCGGTAGAAGCAACCAGCAACAGAGGTTATAATAAGCTGAACGTTGTAGAGAAGGAAACGTTTTATGAAATAACTACTTCAAAAATCGTTTGTCATATTGCAAAATCTGACTTGAGATCTAGAATATTTGATCTTGATGGAAAGATCATTTGTGAAGATGAGCTAGGTTTTCACTATGAAGAAAGTTACGAGCATGGAGGTGAAGTAGTAAAAATGTCTAAAAAGGCGCAGCCAGGAGAAAGCTATTACGGTCTAGGTGATAAGCCAGCCGACAATAACATGCGTGCCAAAAGATTTGAAATGTGGGGAACGGATCAATATGCTTTTGGGAAAAATACCGATCCGCTTTACAAGAATGTTCCTTTTTATATAGGACTACAAAATAAAATCGCTTACGGTATTTTCTTTGATAATACCTTTAGATCATTCTTTGACTTTGCTCAAGAACGTCATCACGTGACCAGTTTCTGGGCGCAAGGTGGAAATATGGATTATTATTTTGTTTATGGTCCAGATATCAATAATGTAGTAACTGGTTATACAGAATTAACTGGTAAACCAGAATTACCACCGTTATGGGCATTAGGTTTCCATCAATGTAAATGGAGTTATTATCCAGAAAGCAATGTAAGAGAGATCACTTCAAAATTTAGAGAGTTACAAATACCTTGTGATGCCATCTATTTAGATATCGATTACATGGACGGTTTCCGTTGTTTTACATGGGATAATGAGAAGTTCCCAAACCCTACTAAAATGATCAGCGATTTAAAGGAAGAAGGTTTTAAAACCATCGCCATTATAGATCCAGGAATTAAAGTAGATCCAGATTATAGCGTTTATAAAGAAGCAATGGCAAACGATTACTTCTGTAAACGTGCTGATGGACCTTATATGAAAGGAAAAGTATGGCCAGGAGAATGTTATTTCCCAGATTATACAAATCCTAAAGTAAGAGACTGGTGGGCAGATTTATTTAAAGGACTAATAGCAGATAACGGTCTTGCAGGAGTGTGGAATGATATGAACGAGCCAGCTGTGATGGAAGTTCCTAATAAAACGTTCCCAGATGATGTAAGACATGATTATGACGGGCATCCTTGCTCGCACAGAAAAGCGCATAATATTTATGGAGCGCAAATGGCTCGTGCTACCTATGAAGGTGTAAAGAAATTTATTTATCCTAAACGCCCGTTTGTTATCACGCGATCTGCTTATTCAGGTACGCAGCGTTACACGAGCAGTTGGTTTGGTGATAACGTAGCAACTTGGGAACACTTAAGTATTGCAAACATTCAAGCGCAACGCATGGCACTTTCAGGAATGTCGTTTGCTGGATCAGATATAGGTGGTTTTGCAGAGCAGCCTACTGGAGAGCTTTTTGCTAGATGGATTGCTTTAGGTGTGTTTCATCCATTTTGTCGTGTGCATTCTAGTGGAGATCATGGAGATCAAGAACCATGGACATTTGATGAGAATGTAACTGATATTACAAGGAAGTTTATTGAGCTGCGTTATAAATTGCTCCCATATTTATACACTACATTCTGGCAATATGCAGATGAAGGAATACCGATGTTAAAGTCGCTTGTTCTTTATGATCAAGAAGATGCGCAAACGCATTATAGAAACGATGAGTTTATGTTCGGTGATCAAATTTTAGTTTGTCCCGTTCTAGAACCTAATGCAAAAGGCCGTAGAATGTATATTCCGCGAGGGGAATGGTATAATTTCTGGACTCGTGAAACGGTTACCGGCGGAAAAGAAACTTGGGTAGATGCAGATATTGATGAGATTCCGCTATTTGTAAAAACAGGTTCCATAATCCCACGTTATCCTGTAATGCAATATGTAGGTGAAAAGAAAATAGAATTCTTGACTCTAGACGTTTATTATACAGTTGGTAAAGAAAAGTCTATTGTATATGAAGATGCTTCAGACGGTTATGACTACAAAAAAGGTCGTTTCAGCCTTAGAAATTTGACTTTTAAAGGTAAAGAAAAAGAGATGATTATATCTCAATATAAAGATGGCAAATACACTACCGAATATGAGACGCTACGTTTTAACTTTATAGGCTTACCGTTTGAAATCGATTATGTTGAGGTGGATAATGTAGAAGTAAGTCTAGAGGAATTAAATTATGATCAACAGACCGAAACAATGTACGTGCCTAAGAATTTTAACGAACTACATGTTGTAGGTAAGTAG
- a CDS encoding DUF4136 domain-containing protein, whose protein sequence is MKLFKSIFLIVITATLYSCGPAVATVKTTDDNLNKYDSFSYLPNAALQLPDKKVNDGVNRIVIQSVNDNMIDAGYELDRDNPDLLVLVSTKINEETEVEKNPIYASYGYYNRPGIRVNSYYNNYYYYGYTNYPTVVGYDTDTYNYKEGTLVIYLVDKETNETVWKGASSTSIYDSGNVDAMTQLVNAIFEEYPLMKKK, encoded by the coding sequence ATGAAATTATTTAAATCCATTTTTCTAATAGTAATCACTGCAACACTTTATAGTTGTGGACCTGCGGTAGCTACAGTTAAAACAACAGACGACAACCTAAATAAATACGATTCATTTTCTTACCTGCCCAATGCAGCCTTGCAATTGCCTGATAAAAAAGTAAATGATGGCGTGAATCGCATCGTTATACAATCAGTAAATGACAATATGATAGATGCTGGTTATGAATTAGATAGAGATAATCCTGATTTACTTGTTTTAGTAAGTACTAAAATTAACGAAGAGACTGAAGTAGAAAAAAATCCAATTTATGCATCTTATGGATATTACAATCGACCAGGTATAAGAGTAAACTCTTATTATAACAATTATTACTATTATGGATATACTAATTACCCAACGGTAGTAGGATATGATACAGATACTTATAATTATAAAGAAGGAACTTTGGTCATTTATCTTGTAGATAAGGAAACCAATGAAACGGTGTGGAAAGGTGCTAGTAGTACAAGTATTTATGATAGTGGGAATGTAGACGCAATGACTCAACTAGTAAACGCTATTTTTGAAGAGTATCCGTTGATGAAGAAAAAATAG